In Fusobacteria bacterium ZRK30, the DNA window ACCTCCTGTTTTTCTATCTCCAGTCTTTGTTTTTTTTCTATAATTTGAGCTAATTCCATATTTAATCTCTGATAGGTTTTCTGACTCTTTAAAAAAGTTTCTACACTTCTACTCAGCTGCTGTTCCTCGGATTTTGAGATCACCTTTGAATTTTCAATGGCCAGTTTTTTTAGTGCCATCAATTGGTTTATTGTACTCTGCAAATTCTGAGAACTGTTTTTCACTATAGCTATCTCATTTTCATTTTTTACCTGTTTTCTCTTGAGATTTTCTATTTGATTTTTCAGCTCTTTTTCCTCTGTTATTAAGCCAGGTTCAAGATATGATTTCTCTATCTTATTGTATCTGGGACCCTTTATGGATTCTATATCCTCCAATAGAAACCCCAGGATCCAAAATACCAGGATACCAAAAATAATTATAAAACTTTTGATTAAAAAACGATACAGCCAAGGACCCTTGGAATTTTCTATATTTTTCATATTTTTCCTCCTAAAAATTTATATCTTTTATTTCTTACCGATAAAGTGTTTAAATCCTTTATTTTTGAATCATTATACAACTCAACTATGGGTAGCAAGGATATGGATGGGGTAAATATTTAGACGGCTTTAAATTAAATATAAAAAAGAACCAGAGAATTTTCTGGTTCTTTTTGACATTTTAATTTTTTTGGAGTTACAGATTTCCGCTCTCCTCTATGAGGATATAGTCCATAATTATATCCTTCATCCCCTTGAGGGCTCTTGCCAGATCCCTTGCCTCGTTGAGTATGATCTTCCCAAAGAGTTTGGGATTATCTTTTTCCAAAAGGTAGAGGGTCATCTTGGGGATGACTGCCAGGGTAATATCTGTATCGGCAGTTGCTGTAACAATTTGTTTCTGGATACCTATTGGAGAAGCCATTCCAAAAATTGATCCCGGTCCGAATTTTGATAACCTCCTGCCAGCAACGGTGGTCTTGACCTCTCCTTCCAAGAGGAGGTAGGAATCTCCCGGGGCTCCTCCCTCCTCAAAGATGTTTTCACCGGCACTATATTTTCTTTCTGTAAGGCTCTCTATAAATAGATCAATATCGCCTCTATCCACTCCTCCAAATAAAGATGTCTTTGGAAGAAGTTCAATAATTTTATCTTTCAGTTTATCTTCAGGCATAATAACCCCTCCTTATATTAGGTTATTACTTTTTTTTTTGGAATTTCCTTTTACTGTTTAAAATTTATTTTTTCAACTTATCTCTGTTTTAATTTAAATCTGTATTTATTTCAATCTCTCTAACTTTTTTTTCTTTGAGTACTAAAATTGCTATGAAAATCCCTAAAATTGCACTTATTATTGTAGGATAAAAAACGTATATATAGCTCCCAAAAGAATCTTTAATAATCCCTGATGTGACACTTGAAACTACTGCTCCTACTCCATATGCTGTAAACAGGAAACCATAATTTCTTGCATAATTTTTTGCTCCAAAAATATTAGAGACAGCAGTTGGAGCAATTGCAAGCCAACCACCTAATATAAACCAAAAGATTGAAAATGATACGATATAAAATATAACGTTACCTTCCCCTGAATTTAACATTATTACCGAAGATAGAATAATAAGGCCAAAGGAAATTATTGCAGTTTTTTCAAATTTAATTTTATCAGTAATGACACCAAATACAGGCCGCCCTAACCCGTTAAATACAGCGAACAATGCAACGGAAAAAGCACTCATTTTTGGATTAAGCCCAATAATTTCCTGTGCAACAGGACTGGAAATTCCAATTGCCATAAGACCGGTAAATGTACCTATAGCGAAACATGTCCATAAAATATAAAATTTTCTATTAGTCAGGACTTTTTTTAAAGGCAGATCCGAAGAAGTATCTTTATTTCCAACAATATTTTCTTCAACTTCTTCCTCTTTGTTTGGAAATCTTAAAGGAAGTGCAAAAATTAATATTATTACAAAAAAAGCCAGACTTAAGATTTTAAAAGAAGAAAACACTCCAAAATGTTCAATTAGAAGTCTGGATATCGGTGCTGTGACAAAAGGTGATAATCCAAACCCAGAAAGTGTCAGACCTACGGCCATCCCTTTTTTGTTCGGAAACCATTTTGCAGAAACAGCCATAGGGGCACCGTAAACAATACCTACACCTATACCACCAATAATTCCATAAGTTATTGTAAGCATTTCAATGCTGTTTGCTAAACTAGATAAAAACCATCCCAGTGAGACAATTGCTCCACCAAATAAAGTTATATTCCTTGGGCCATATTTTTCAATAAAATTTCCTGCAAGTGGCATTGACAGTGCGTAAAAAATTAAAAATGTCATATATGGCAGGGAACTCTCTGTAGAACTTATGTTTAAAATTTCTTCCAGAGGTTTTCTGAAAATACTCCAGGAATATACCGACCCCAAACACATATAGATAATTACCCCTAAAAAAATAAAAATTGTTCTTTGCTTAACCTTTGATATCATACTTCAACTCCTTGTTTTTCCAAAAAAAGACCAAAAGAGCCCCCTTTGCTTAAAGAGAGCTCTTCTGTCATTTTAAGAAATATTTTTTTTATTAATTTAAGCAGCCTGAGCTGCTTCATCGTCTGTAACTTCATTTTATACCTCTTCTAATTCTTTAAAAAGTACCATTGCTTTTTCTTTTGCAATAGTTAAAACATCTATTCCTTCATCAGTGATAAAATAATAATTTCTATTTTTACCATTTGTTAATCTTACTTCTTTTTTTAGCAAATTTTCATTTTCCATTTTAGTTAAAAGTGGATAGATAGTGCCGGGACTAATTTGATACCCATAGTTTTTTAATTCTTCAATCATCCAAAGCCCAAAAAAAGGTTCTTTTTTTGCCTGAATCAATATATGTATCTGCATAAATCCCAGTAAAAGTTTCCTAGGAATTTTATTTTTCATCTTGTCACCTCGTTGTTATCAAAAATCGATATTGATAAATGATAATAACATAGATGAGAATAAAAGTCAAGAAAAATGAGTTGTAATGAGAAGCAATGAGAAGGAAAGACTTTAATTTTATTCTTTTTGATAAACCTGCTCCCCGTTTTCATTTTTTTGCAGAACTCTTACACCCTTAGCTTCACCGCTTTCTACTGCATGGAGAAACATCCTCTCTAAAATTGTGTGTTTCATAATATCTAAACTTTCCCACTCATAGTTTTTAAATAAATCCTGTAATGTAAATTTTTCTTCTGATTTTAAATGCTTTATCTCTTTTAAAGCTACTGCTAAATATGCTTCCATGATCTTAACCTCCATCAATAAAAAATATTATTACTCATAAATTATATATTTCCTTGTTAAATCTGATATCTTCTTTTTACTCCTGAGGAAGTAAAAATCCTTTACTGTTTTTTAGTTTGAGGTGTGTTAAAAAGACCTGGCAAATTCTGTCGAATCTAAATTATTTATTTGTCTGAAATATTATTATGTGAGCTCTATTATTTACTTTAAGTTGAATGTCCTCCTCCTCAATTTTAAAAGCATCACGGGTTTTAAGTAGTTCGCCATTTATTTTAGCCTTTCCCTCTATAACTATTCCGTATATCTTTTTACCTTTAGGGATATTATAAAGAGCATCTTTATCAAACTCTCCTACAAATATATCAGCATCCTGGTTTATCCTTATAAGTGCATCTCCTTTCATTCCAGATACCAGGTGTAAAAAATTATTTTTTCTCTTCTCCACACCATATTCATAGTCACCGTATTTAGGTTCATATCCTTTTTTATCTGGTGTGATCCATATCTGTAGGAGTCTCAATTCCTTATCTCCATAATTATGCTCCGAATGATATACCCCTGTCCCTGCACTCATATATTGGATAAAGCCTTCACCGATACTTCTTTTATTTTCCATACTGTCTCCGTGGGTAAGTTCTCCCTCTATAATATAAGTGATTATTTCCATATCCCTGTGTGGATGGGTTTCAAATCCCATTCCACTTTTTATAATATCATCATTAATTACCCTTATATCTCCAAAATTCATATTGTCAGGATCATAGTAATCTGCAAAGGAAAAATGATGATAAGTATCCAGCCATCCATAGTTATCATGGTATATATCTTTTCTATCTATCTTTAACATTTAAACCCTCCTCTATATTTTTTAAGTTTTAATTATATACGCATTAATTTAAAAATTTCTTCTAAGTGATAGTAGACTTAAATTTTTTTTAGATTAAAGGCAGTAGAATATAAAAAAGATCCGGCAAAATAGCCGGATCTGAATTTTTTACTTATTTGTTCCACTCCATCAATAACTCAATTTCATTTGTATTTTCATCTAAATTTTCAGACAAAGCCTGAAAACCATGTTTTTTATAAAAATTAATACTCTTAGAATTTTTTTTATAGACTGCGAGCTGAATAGTATCTTTTTTCTCTTTGATAAAATTTAATAGCTTTGTACCTATACCATATCCCTGCATCTTGGTCTGTATAAAAATTGCAGCAAGGTAGTTGTCCACTGTACTTATGAAACCGATAATATCTTCCTCTTCAACTGCCAAATATGTTTCTGAATCCGGCAGATATACTGTGGCCATAGCTTCCATATTAGCCTTCCAATAATCCGGGGAAATAAAATTATGTGCTTGAATACACGTTTCATACCAAAGTTCCACAACTTCTGGTATATCATCGTTCTCTAGTTTTCTGATTTTCATATAAACAATCTCCTTATACAGATATAGATTTATCTATTTTTCATTTTTTTTCTTTTATCCAGTGAACCCATCATATTTTTTATCTTCTCTTTCTCAGCAAATTTATGACCATGATTTATCTTATTTTCCATATTTTTTATCTCTCTTTTTAATTTTAAATAACTGGTTAATCTTTCTTCCTTTAGATCCCCGGTTTCTATAGCTTTCTTTACTGCACATCCAGGTTCATTCCCATGGGTACAGTTAGAAAATTTGCACTGGCTGAGTAGCCCTTCTATATCTTCAAAGGAACTGCTGGTATCACCGCTCCACATCTGGATCTCTCTCATACCGGGAGTATCTATAATATATCCATCTT includes these proteins:
- a CDS encoding single-stranded DNA-binding protein, which translates into the protein MEAYLAVALKEIKHLKSEEKFTLQDLFKNYEWESLDIMKHTILERMFLHAVESGEAKGVRVLQKNENGEQVYQKE
- a CDS encoding pirin family protein, which translates into the protein MLKIDRKDIYHDNYGWLDTYHHFSFADYYDPDNMNFGDIRVINDDIIKSGMGFETHPHRDMEIITYIIEGELTHGDSMENKRSIGEGFIQYMSAGTGVYHSEHNYGDKELRLLQIWITPDKKGYEPKYGDYEYGVEKRKNNFLHLVSGMKGDALIRINQDADIFVGEFDKDALYNIPKGKKIYGIVIEGKAKINGELLKTRDAFKIEEEDIQLKVNNRAHIIIFQTNK
- a CDS encoding N-acetyltransferase, translating into MKIRKLENDDIPEVVELWYETCIQAHNFISPDYWKANMEAMATVYLPDSETYLAVEEEDIIGFISTVDNYLAAIFIQTKMQGYGIGTKLLNFIKEKKDTIQLAVYKKNSKSINFYKKHGFQALSENLDENTNEIELLMEWNK
- a CDS encoding PadR family transcriptional regulator, whose product is MKNKIPRKLLLGFMQIHILIQAKKEPFFGLWMIEELKNYGYQISPGTIYPLLTKMENENLLKKEVRLTNGKNRNYYFITDEGIDVLTIAKEKAMVLFKELEEV
- a CDS encoding OFA family MFS transporter, which encodes MISKVKQRTIFIFLGVIIYMCLGSVYSWSIFRKPLEEILNISSTESSLPYMTFLIFYALSMPLAGNFIEKYGPRNITLFGGAIVSLGWFLSSLANSIEMLTITYGIIGGIGVGIVYGAPMAVSAKWFPNKKGMAVGLTLSGFGLSPFVTAPISRLLIEHFGVFSSFKILSLAFFVIILIFALPLRFPNKEEEVEENIVGNKDTSSDLPLKKVLTNRKFYILWTCFAIGTFTGLMAIGISSPVAQEIIGLNPKMSAFSVALFAVFNGLGRPVFGVITDKIKFEKTAIISFGLIILSSVIMLNSGEGNVIFYIVSFSIFWFILGGWLAIAPTAVSNIFGAKNYARNYGFLFTAYGVGAVVSSVTSGIIKDSFGSYIYVFYPTIISAILGIFIAILVLKEKKVREIEINTDLN
- a CDS encoding cyclic nucleotide-binding domain-containing protein, producing MPEDKLKDKIIELLPKTSLFGGVDRGDIDLFIESLTERKYSAGENIFEEGGAPGDSYLLLEGEVKTTVAGRRLSKFGPGSIFGMASPIGIQKQIVTATADTDITLAVIPKMTLYLLEKDNPKLFGKIILNEARDLARALKGMKDIIMDYILIEESGNL